CGCGATACGCAACGCGTCACACGCACAGGAGGACGGCGTGAAGCGGTTCCATTTTCGTGATCTGGGTGGGCGGTCTGGACGGCACGTGCTGGCGGGGATCTTGGACGGCGAGTGGTTGAATAAAGGCGGTTTGAGCTTTCACCCGCCAGGTTTTCGTACCCACGGTGGAGAGTCCGTGCATGTGCACGAGGACCAAGAGGCTTTCTGCATCGTGCAGGGGCGCGGTATCTTGCAGCTGGATGGGGAGGAGATCCCGGTGCAGGCGGGGGATGTGATCATCATCGAGCCGGGCGAGAACCATCACCTGATCTCCTCGGAGGAGGATCCCATCGTGAACCTGTGGCTGCACGCCGGTGACGAGCCGCATCCCCACCAGCGATGAGGGGAATCGTGAGCGTGCGGAGGACGCTGTGATGCAAAGACCCGTGCGGGCGGTCACGTTCGATGTCGGTGGGACGCTGGAGGTGATGATCCCAGATCGGGAGGGCCGGTTGGCCGCCTGTCGCACGGATATCCCGGCGCTACTGGCCCGGCATGGCATCCGGCTGCGTGAATCCCCGGAAGCGTTGGCGGAAGGGATCATGGCGGGGATTCGCCGGTATGCGGACGCATTGCGTCGGGAGGGCCGGGAGCCCTCGCCGCTGACCCTGTGGCGGGATTATCTTCTGCCTCAGGTGGACTGGCCGGATGGGGAGGAGGGGGAGCGACTGGGGGATGCCCTGTTGTGGATTTGGGAGTCCAGATTCTTCCGGCGCTCCCTCCGTCCGGGAGCCGCCTCGGTGCTTCAGGCGATCCGTGACATGGGAGTGCGCACGGCGCTCGTCAGCAACACCGTCAGCCCCACGTTCGTCACCGCCCAGAT
This region of Chloroflexota bacterium genomic DNA includes:
- a CDS encoding cupin domain-containing protein; this translates as MKRFHFRDLGGRSGRHVLAGILDGEWLNKGGLSFHPPGFRTHGGESVHVHEDQEAFCIVQGRGILQLDGEEIPVQAGDVIIIEPGENHHLISSEEDPIVNLWLHAGDEPHPHQR
- a CDS encoding HAD family hydrolase, whose amino-acid sequence is MQRPVRAVTFDVGGTLEVMIPDREGRLAACRTDIPALLARHGIRLRESPEALAEGIMAGIRRYADALRREGREPSPLTLWRDYLLPQVDWPDGEEGERLGDALLWIWESRFFRRSLRPGAASVLQAIRDMGVRTALVSNTVSPTFVTAQMQRYGLPAELTGPVVLSSHVGWAKPHPTIFQHAASLLGVEPAACVHVGDSPEADVEGARRAGFRLGVWLDAPDTLYTGERPPPVPIEASISRLDELPDLIRRLI